In Nocardia yunnanensis, one DNA window encodes the following:
- the bioD gene encoding dethiobiotin synthase, whose translation MTRLLLVTGTSTDVGKTIVTAALAATARAAGLAVAVCKPAQTGVAPGEPGDLAVVTQLSGVARTLELARYPEPLAPDTAARRCGRPLLTLAETVAGIESCADADLVLVEGAGGLLVRIGDFTLLDLAQKLSAPVLLVAAAGLGTLNHSELTTRTLAAAGVACAGLVIGSWPAEPDLASACNRTDLPAVTGVDLVGSLPAGAGAWPAGEFAAAAPGWFDRDWSARYLSR comes from the coding sequence ATGACCCGGCTGCTGTTGGTCACCGGCACCTCCACCGATGTCGGCAAGACCATCGTGACCGCGGCGCTGGCGGCCACCGCCCGCGCGGCGGGCCTGGCGGTCGCGGTCTGCAAGCCCGCCCAAACCGGCGTGGCCCCGGGCGAACCCGGTGATCTGGCCGTCGTCACCCAGCTCAGCGGTGTCGCCCGCACCCTCGAACTGGCCCGCTACCCCGAGCCTTTGGCCCCCGACACCGCCGCCCGCCGCTGCGGCCGGCCGCTGCTCACCCTCGCCGAAACGGTCGCCGGCATCGAGTCCTGCGCTGACGCCGACCTCGTCCTGGTCGAAGGCGCGGGCGGCCTGCTCGTCCGCATCGGCGACTTCACCCTCCTGGATCTGGCCCAAAAGCTCAGCGCCCCCGTCCTGTTGGTGGCCGCCGCCGGGCTGGGCACGCTCAATCACAGCGAGCTCACCACCCGCACGCTCGCCGCCGCTGGTGTGGCCTGCGCGGGACTGGTCATCGGATCCTGGCCCGCCGAGCCCGATCTCGCGTCCGCGTGCAACCGCACCGACCTGCCCGCCGTCACCGGTGTGGATCTGGTCGGCTCGCTCCCCGCGGGCGCGGGCGCCTGGCCGGCCGGCGAATTCGCCGCCGCCGCCCCCGGCTGGTTCGACCGGGACTGGTCGGCCCGCTACCTCTCGCGCTGA